TCGCGAACGTCGGCTGATTGACCATGAGCAGGTAGATCACGGCGGGGCCCCAGACCAGGAACGAGCCAACGATGGGGATCAACGAGAGGACGATCATGACGACCGTCCAGAACAGCGCGTTGGGGATGCCGACGACGAACAGGCCGATTCCCGCCAGTCCGCCCTGGATTAGCGCGATGAGGACGTGGCCGGCCAGCACCGCCCACGTCACGTTCTCGAGCGCCTCGAAGAGATTCGTCTGGACGGCGTCCGGGAGCGGCGTCACCTCGCGAAGCCATCTGAGCAGGGAGTCGCCATCCCGGAGGAGGTAGTAGAGCAAGAAGAGCGCCACGCCGATGCCGATGGCCGTGTGCGTGAGCCCCGCCAGCAGTTCCGGACTGCGCTCCAGGAGGGTCTGTCCTGCGGACTGGGCCCAGTCCATGGCCGTCGACTCGAGGTCGACCCCGAATCGCTCGGCGACCGACTGGAAGGGCTCGAGCGGAAGCGAATCGGCGTCGGCGCCTTCGACGAGTGCGCGGGCGTCGCGAAAGACGTACGCCACGACGATCACAACGGGGACGATGGCGAGAAGGAGTGCCAGCAAGACGAGCGAAAACGCGGCGATAGCAGGCGATGTTCGTTGTTCCAGGCGACGCTGGGCCGGCGTCAGCACGAACGCGAGGAGGACGGCGGCCAGCACGTACTGGATATACGGGAGGACGAGTTGCGCCGACAACAGCAGGAGGACGGCGATGAGAACGAGTAGCGTCCCTCTCGATCGATTCACACCTCGAACTCAACGGGGAGGGGGTTAAATGCGGTGGCGGCAGGTACAGGCCGACGGCGGTGCGCAGTCGAGAGTGACGGCCAGGACGCCGTCGAAGACGTCCACGTGAAGATCCGATTACTGCTGGGGAATCGGGGAAACACGGGGTTGACCGGCGTAAACGGTTCGTACGTGTCGACTGTCTCGTCGCTCGTCACACGGGTTCAAGGCCGTGGTTCGCCAAGTACCGGTTATGTCGACCCAGCTCGACCCGCTCTCGATCTCGGCCGACCTACTCTACACGGTCAAGACGGACGGGGAGCGGGGCGCCCTCCGCGACCATCTCGCCACGCTCGAGCGATCGCGGCTCGACCGAGCGCTCGGCGGCCGCGCGGAGAAACTCGCCTTCTGGCTCAACTGCTACAACGCCTACGTACAGATCCTCCTCGAGGACGATCCCTCGCTGCTCGAAGGTGGTGTGCTCGACCGCTGGAAGTTCTTCGCCAGGGATCGCGTTCCGATCGCCGGCGTCTGGCTGAGTCTCAACGACATCCAACACGGGTTCCTTCGTGGCTCGAGACACCCCTGGGGGATGGGGTACCTGCCACGACCGTTCCCGACGGCCTTCGAGCGCCAGTTTCGGCTCGAGTCGGTCGATCCCCGGATCCACTTCGCGCTGAACTGCGGCACCGAAAGTTGTCCACCGGTCGCCGTCTACAGTCCGTCCGACGTCGAGACAGAACTCGAGACCGCGACCGACTGGTTCCTCGAGGAGAACGTGAGCTACGAGCCACGGGAACGCGTCGCCCGCGTGCCGCGCGTCTTCCTCTGGTACCGCGGCGATTTCGGCGGCTCGAGCGGGATTCGGTCGTTCCTCGAACGCTACGACGTGATTCCGTCCGACGTGACGCCGACGCTCCAGTACGACGAGTACGACTGGTCGATGGATCTGGGAGATTATCGCCGAAAGTAATTTTTCGGGGTCCTCGATGGCCGGAGAAGGCCGAAGCGGGCCGCCAGCGTCATTACCGGGCAGGGGATCTCAGCATCGTTGCCGCCTCGAGGACCTCAGCGCCCGTGCCCTCGACCCTCGAGATACTCCTTCGTTCGCCCGAGCACGACGTACTCCGCCTTTCGGAGGTCCGCGACGGATTCCGACCCCGTGACGAACATCGCCGTCTCGAGTTCGACCCGGAGGGTCTCGAGGAGGTCGACGACCGCGTCGGTTCCCTGCCCGGCTGGCGAGAGAAACGGTTTGGCGAGACCGCCAGCCTGCGCACCGAGGGCGATGGCCTTCGCCACGTCCAGACCGGAGCGAACGCCGCCGCTGGCGATCACGGTGTCGTGAACGCTTGCGGCTTCGAGCGTGCTCACCGCGGTCGGGACGCCCCAGGCTCGGAAGCGTCGCCCGACGTGTTCCTGACGGGTCGCGCCGACGGCGGCCGCCCGATAGGACTCGATGCCCGACCAGGTCGTCCCACCCTTTCCGGCGACGTCGATGGCGTCGACGCCCGCCGCCGTCAGCCGCTTAGCGGTGCCCCGGGCGATACCGTTGCCCGTCTCCTTGACGATCACCGGCACCGAAAGCTTGCTCGCGACCGTTTCGATCGCCTCGAGACAGCCGCGTGCGTCGACGTCGCCCTCGGGCTGGACCGCCTCCTGGAGGAAGTTGAGGTGGATCGCCATCGCGTCCGCGTCGATCATCTCCACGGCGCGCTCGACGTCACTCACGTCGTACTCGAGCAACTGGGCGGCGCCGACGTTGCCGTAGAGGAACGCGTCGGGGCCGGCCTCCCTGACCACGGTGTAGGACTCCAGGAGGTCCGGGTCGTCGAGTTCGAGGCCGGCGCGCTGGCTGCCGACGCCCATCGCGACGCCCGTCTCCTGGGCCGCGGCGGCGAGCGATCGGTTGATCTTCGTGGTGTTGGGGTGGCCGCCGGTCATGCTCTCGATGACGATAGGGGCCGCGAGTTCGTGGCCGAAGAGATCCACGCTCGTATCGATATCGTCCCGGTGGATCTCCGGCAGCGCCTCGTGGAGGAGTTCGACGTCCTCGAAGCCGGTCCCCGAGGTCTCGACGTTTTCTTCTTCGATAATGCGGATGTGGTCGTCTTTGCGGTCGGATGTCTCGGGCATCGCTTCGTCTCTGCTGTGTCGTTCGCCGGCGGTATTGAAAAGGTGTCCATTCGCGACGGTTGGATCACCTACTCGATGCTATCGCCGGTAGCTCAATCACCACCGTCGCCGGACCAGTTGCATTCATATTCTGGGTCGTGTTATCATAGTACATGGGATCAGCACTCGAGGATGTCGAGTACCTCGCTCGTTCCTCTCACCGAGTGACGGTGCTCGCGTCACTCTCGGAAGCGCCGAGAACGCGGGCCGAATTGCAGGAGTCGACAGGCGCATCGGCGTCGACGATCAGCCGAACGCTCCGGACGCTCGAGCAACGTCGCTGGGCCGTCCGAAACGGCCACTGTTACGAGGCGACGCCGCTCGGAGCGTACGTCGCGACGGGCGTCACTGACCTGCTCGAGCGACTGGAGGCCGAGCGAAACCTTCGCGATATCTGGGACCGATTGCCGGTTGGTGAGATCGACGGAGGACTCGAAGAATTCGCTGACGCCGTCGTGACGCCGGCCACCGTGGAGGATCCGTACGGGCCGGTGTCTCGCTTCCTCGCACTGGTCGAGGAGAGCGATACGTTCCGTTTCGTCGGCTTCGAACTGGGATTGATCGAACCCTGTATGGACGACCTCTGCAGACAGATCACAGACGGGTTAAAAGCGACCATCATCGACCTGCCCAACGTCGCGAACTACATTCGCTCGACCTATCCTGACCTCTCGACGAGAACGCTCCGGAGCGGGAACCTCACCGCCTTGCTCCACGACGACCCGCCCCCGAACGGTCTCAGCCTCTTCGACGACCGGGTCGGTCTCTGCGTCTACGCGCCCGACACCGGAACCCTGCAAGCGATGGTCGACACCGACTCGCTGGCGGTTCGCACCTGGGCCGAACAGACGTTCGACCAGTATCGGCAGGCAGCGCGACCGCTGGCGCTCGAGGCCGAGACCGAGATCGGATAATCTCCTGTCGTGGTGGTCAGTTGTCAGTTGATTGCACGGGGTGACCGGCGGGCACCCTCTGCCCCATTGGCAACGGATGCCTTCATCTCACTAGATGCCTACATAATTTCTCCGCACATAGAGAGGTCCGCAGAGGCGATACCAATGACTGACAGTTACTTCACCGACCGAACAGCACCCCGGGGAGAAGACCGATGAGCGTCGAAAACGGCGTCGACGTCGACGCGCTGGGAGAGGCGATCGACGCGATCGGCGACGACCCGGCCGTCGGCCAGTTCGAATTCCACGCCGAAACCGAGTGGACGGACGGACTCCGGTGTGAGACGACGATCGACGAATTCGACCAGGCGGGCGAGCGCGTGCAGACGCGCGAGTTCACGATCGAGGGCGACGAACCCGAGCAGATCCTCGGCCAGCGGACTGCGCCCAACGCGGTCGAACTCCTGCTCGCCGCCCTCGGTTCGTGCCTGAGCGTCGGCTACGCCGCGAACGCCGCCGCGATGGGCATCGAACTCGATGACCTCCGCTTCGAGATGGACGGCGACGTCGACCTCCGGGGCTTCCTCGGCATCGACGAGGCCGTTCGGCCCGGCTA
This region of Natronosalvus halobius genomic DNA includes:
- a CDS encoding AI-2E family transporter; this encodes MNRSRGTLLVLIAVLLLLSAQLVLPYIQYVLAAVLLAFVLTPAQRRLEQRTSPAIAAFSLVLLALLLAIVPVVIVVAYVFRDARALVEGADADSLPLEPFQSVAERFGVDLESTAMDWAQSAGQTLLERSPELLAGLTHTAIGIGVALFLLYYLLRDGDSLLRWLREVTPLPDAVQTNLFEALENVTWAVLAGHVLIALIQGGLAGIGLFVVGIPNALFWTVVMIVLSLIPIVGSFLVWGPAVIYLLMVNQPTFAIGLAIYSMVIVGLSDDYLRPIVVDRYAELNPAVIIVGVLGGVTAFGFMGLFYGPIVLGALVATLEVFSDDYKSL
- a CDS encoding DUF547 domain-containing protein, whose protein sequence is MSTQLDPLSISADLLYTVKTDGERGALRDHLATLERSRLDRALGGRAEKLAFWLNCYNAYVQILLEDDPSLLEGGVLDRWKFFARDRVPIAGVWLSLNDIQHGFLRGSRHPWGMGYLPRPFPTAFERQFRLESVDPRIHFALNCGTESCPPVAVYSPSDVETELETATDWFLEENVSYEPRERVARVPRVFLWYRGDFGGSSGIRSFLERYDVIPSDVTPTLQYDEYDWSMDLGDYRRK
- the fni gene encoding type 2 isopentenyl-diphosphate Delta-isomerase, with the protein product MPETSDRKDDHIRIIEEENVETSGTGFEDVELLHEALPEIHRDDIDTSVDLFGHELAAPIVIESMTGGHPNTTKINRSLAAAAQETGVAMGVGSQRAGLELDDPDLLESYTVVREAGPDAFLYGNVGAAQLLEYDVSDVERAVEMIDADAMAIHLNFLQEAVQPEGDVDARGCLEAIETVASKLSVPVIVKETGNGIARGTAKRLTAAGVDAIDVAGKGGTTWSGIESYRAAAVGATRQEHVGRRFRAWGVPTAVSTLEAASVHDTVIASGGVRSGLDVAKAIALGAQAGGLAKPFLSPAGQGTDAVVDLLETLRVELETAMFVTGSESVADLRKAEYVVLGRTKEYLEGRGHGR
- a CDS encoding helix-turn-helix transcriptional regulator, which encodes MGSALEDVEYLARSSHRVTVLASLSEAPRTRAELQESTGASASTISRTLRTLEQRRWAVRNGHCYEATPLGAYVATGVTDLLERLEAERNLRDIWDRLPVGEIDGGLEEFADAVVTPATVEDPYGPVSRFLALVEESDTFRFVGFELGLIEPCMDDLCRQITDGLKATIIDLPNVANYIRSTYPDLSTRTLRSGNLTALLHDDPPPNGLSLFDDRVGLCVYAPDTGTLQAMVDTDSLAVRTWAEQTFDQYRQAARPLALEAETEIG
- a CDS encoding OsmC family protein → MSVENGVDVDALGEAIDAIGDDPAVGQFEFHAETEWTDGLRCETTIDEFDQAGERVQTREFTIEGDEPEQILGQRTAPNAVELLLAALGSCLSVGYAANAAAMGIELDDLRFEMDGDVDLRGFLGIDEAVRPGYEGITCTAYVDADASAAELAELRERVEATSPLIDSITNEVPVETDLVAATKP